The following proteins are co-located in the Streptomyces sp. NBC_00435 genome:
- a CDS encoding GuaB3 family IMP dehydrogenase-related protein, producing the protein MTEIEIGRGKRGRRAYAFDDIAIVPSRRTRDPKEVSIAWQIDAYRFELPFLAAPMDSVVSPQTAIRIGELGGLGVLNLEGLWTRYEDPQPLLDEIAELDEESATRRLQEIYSAPIQADLIRQRIKEVRDSGVVTAAALSPQRTAEFSKAVVDAGVDIFVIRGTTVSAEHVSGAAEPLNLKQFIYELDVPVIVGGCATYTAALHLMRTGAAGVLVGFGGGAAHTTRNVLGIQVPMATAVADVAAARRDYMDESGGRYVHVIADGGVGWSGDIPKAVACGADAVMMGSPLARATDAPGKGNHWGMEAVHEDVPRGKKVDLGTVGTTEEILTGPSHSPDGSMNIFGALRRSMATTGYSELKEFQRVEVTIADSQHSR; encoded by the coding sequence GTGACTGAGATCGAGATCGGGCGCGGCAAGCGCGGCCGCCGGGCGTACGCGTTCGATGACATCGCCATCGTCCCCAGCCGCCGTACCCGGGACCCGAAGGAGGTCTCGATCGCCTGGCAGATCGACGCCTACCGCTTCGAGCTCCCGTTCCTGGCCGCCCCCATGGACTCGGTCGTCTCCCCGCAGACCGCCATCCGCATCGGCGAGCTCGGCGGCCTCGGCGTGCTGAACCTCGAAGGCCTGTGGACCCGGTACGAGGACCCGCAGCCGCTGCTCGACGAGATCGCGGAGCTGGACGAGGAGTCCGCCACCCGCCGTCTCCAGGAGATCTACTCCGCCCCGATCCAGGCGGACCTGATCCGTCAGCGGATCAAGGAGGTGCGCGACTCGGGCGTCGTCACCGCCGCCGCTCTCTCCCCGCAGCGCACGGCCGAGTTCTCCAAGGCCGTCGTCGACGCGGGCGTGGACATCTTCGTGATCCGCGGCACCACCGTGTCGGCGGAGCACGTCTCCGGCGCCGCCGAGCCGCTGAACCTCAAGCAGTTCATCTACGAGCTCGACGTCCCGGTCATCGTGGGCGGCTGCGCCACCTACACCGCGGCCCTGCACCTGATGCGCACCGGCGCCGCCGGTGTCCTGGTCGGCTTCGGCGGCGGCGCCGCGCACACCACGCGCAACGTCCTCGGCATCCAGGTCCCGATGGCCACCGCCGTCGCGGACGTGGCCGCGGCCCGCCGCGACTACATGGACGAGTCCGGCGGCCGCTACGTGCACGTCATCGCCGACGGCGGCGTGGGCTGGTCCGGCGACATCCCGAAGGCCGTCGCCTGCGGCGCCGACGCCGTGATGATGGGCTCCCCGCTGGCCCGTGCCACCGACGCGCCCGGCAAGGGCAACCACTGGGGCATGGAGGCCGTCCACGAGGACGTGCCGCGCGGCAAGAAGGTCGACCTCGGTACGGTCGGCACCACCGAGGAGATCCTCACCGGTCCGTCGCACTCCCCGGACGGTTCGATGAACATCTTCGGCGCGCTGCGCCGCTCGATGGCCACCACCGGCTACAGCGAGCTCAAGGAGTTCCAGCGGGTCGAGGTCACGATCGCGGACTCGCAGCACAGCCGCTGA
- a CDS encoding sigma-70 family RNA polymerase sigma factor produces MRDDEGPGSPAATGTTGAARSSGDGTVGALVRRAVEGDEQATHDLLAFVHPLAIRYCRSRLSRLPGDARHFVEDLAQEVCVAVLMALPRYRDTGRPFEAFVFAIAAHKVADLQRAAMRHPGSTAVPSDEMPERPDDSLGPEERALLSSDAAWAKKLLANLPENQRELLVLRVAVGLTAEETGQMLGMSPGAVRVAQHRALSRLRALAEQ; encoded by the coding sequence ATGCGCGACGACGAGGGTCCGGGGTCACCCGCGGCCACAGGTACCACCGGCGCCGCCAGAAGCAGCGGCGACGGGACCGTCGGCGCGCTCGTACGCCGTGCGGTGGAGGGCGACGAGCAGGCCACGCACGATCTGCTCGCCTTCGTGCACCCCCTCGCGATCCGCTACTGCCGCTCCCGGCTCTCGCGGCTTCCGGGTGACGCTCGTCACTTCGTGGAGGACCTGGCGCAGGAGGTCTGCGTCGCCGTCCTGATGGCGCTGCCGCGCTACCGCGACACCGGGCGCCCCTTCGAGGCCTTCGTCTTCGCCATCGCCGCGCACAAGGTCGCCGATCTGCAGCGGGCCGCGATGCGGCATCCGGGCAGTACCGCCGTGCCCTCCGACGAGATGCCGGAACGACCCGACGACTCCCTCGGTCCGGAGGAGCGGGCGCTGCTGAGCAGCGACGCCGCCTGGGCCAAGAAGCTGCTGGCGAACCTTCCGGAGAACCAGCGCGAGCTCCTCGTCCTGCGCGTCGCCGTCGGGCTGACCGCCGAGGAGACCGGGCAGATGCTCGGAATGTCCCCCGGGGCGGTGCGCGTGGCCCAGCACCGCGCGCTGAGCAGGCTCCGCGCACTCGCGGAGCAGTAG
- a CDS encoding M16 family metallopeptidase — MTTETHPEPASATTATTQPATTDADGVVTTTVNGIPVLLAPRSGLISAGLLFRVGRADETLATSGITHLVEHLALHRHGPGPAHHAHGPGAPSASAPVSTAAFTHFQVTGTPTEVVTYLNGVCAALRDLPLDRLETEKEVLRTEEAAHGPGRADGPARRNTLWRYGSRSYGLTGYAETGLAQLTAEQVREWARTRFTAGNAVLWITAGTLPEGLDLALPAGGRHPAPAATSALPALPAHFPGDDGSVVLTSVLPRSTAASLFAEVLGRELLRELRHKSGYAYSATAGYAPRDADHATVVAHADALPQHQDATAGAFVDVLAKLRDGRTEPSDLEAVRASALARLDAPGLACDRLPGRAADLLLGHRPRTVAEERAGIGAVTAEALHEVARALWAGALLQVPGRGVDRPGLAAAPTGSGELVAGRAYPAAADPGTVLTLSGEGVSLVTPSSRITVRYAECSLVQAYPDGARHLVGHDGFTLTVEPERFGLTAADLAPLDAAVPPSAVLRMPPRAPARLPDPAPGTPLRAPAPAPRPDPRFTVLLWILGLPGMLIGGSVLALGLVMGDEHSRMAPDNAWFLFKWLLVAGASLIPWVICLNRRMKGRN; from the coding sequence ATGACCACCGAGACACACCCCGAGCCCGCGTCCGCCACCACCGCCACCACACAGCCCGCCACCACCGACGCCGACGGCGTCGTCACCACCACGGTGAACGGCATCCCCGTGCTCCTCGCCCCCCGCTCCGGCCTCATCAGCGCCGGGCTGCTCTTCCGAGTCGGCCGCGCCGACGAGACCCTGGCCACCAGCGGCATCACCCACCTCGTGGAACACCTCGCCCTGCACCGCCACGGCCCGGGCCCGGCGCACCACGCCCACGGCCCGGGCGCCCCCTCCGCCTCCGCCCCCGTGTCCACCGCCGCGTTCACCCATTTCCAGGTCACCGGCACCCCCACCGAGGTGGTGACCTACCTCAACGGCGTCTGCGCCGCCCTGCGCGACCTCCCCCTGGACCGACTGGAGACCGAGAAGGAGGTCCTGCGCACCGAGGAAGCCGCCCACGGCCCCGGCCGGGCCGACGGTCCGGCCCGCCGCAACACCCTGTGGCGCTACGGATCGCGCTCGTACGGCCTCACCGGCTACGCCGAGACCGGGCTCGCCCAGCTCACCGCGGAGCAGGTCCGCGAGTGGGCGCGCACCCGGTTCACGGCCGGGAACGCCGTCCTGTGGATCACCGCGGGCACCCTCCCCGAAGGCCTCGACCTCGCCCTCCCGGCCGGCGGCCGGCACCCGGCGCCCGCGGCCACCTCCGCCCTGCCCGCACTCCCCGCCCACTTCCCCGGCGACGACGGCTCCGTCGTCCTGACCTCCGTACTGCCGCGCTCCACCGCCGCGAGCCTGTTCGCGGAGGTCCTCGGCAGGGAGCTGCTGCGGGAACTGCGCCACAAGAGCGGGTACGCGTACAGCGCGACGGCCGGGTACGCCCCGCGCGACGCCGACCACGCGACCGTCGTCGCCCATGCCGACGCGCTCCCGCAGCACCAGGACGCGACGGCCGGCGCCTTCGTGGACGTCCTGGCGAAGCTGCGGGACGGCCGGACCGAGCCGTCCGACCTGGAAGCCGTACGGGCTTCCGCGCTCGCCCGGCTCGACGCCCCCGGGCTGGCTTGCGACCGGCTCCCGGGGCGGGCCGCGGACCTGCTGCTGGGCCACCGCCCCCGCACCGTCGCCGAGGAGCGGGCCGGGATCGGGGCGGTCACGGCCGAAGCCCTGCACGAGGTGGCGCGCGCCCTGTGGGCCGGAGCCCTGCTGCAGGTGCCCGGCCGGGGCGTGGACCGGCCGGGACTCGCGGCCGCGCCCACCGGGTCCGGGGAGCTCGTCGCCGGGCGTGCGTACCCGGCCGCGGCGGACCCCGGCACGGTGCTCACGCTGTCCGGGGAGGGGGTCAGCCTGGTCACGCCGAGCAGCCGGATCACCGTCCGCTACGCCGAGTGCTCCCTGGTGCAGGCCTACCCGGACGGGGCCCGCCACCTGGTCGGCCACGACGGGTTCACGCTTACCGTCGAGCCGGAGCGGTTCGGGCTCACGGCGGCCGACCTGGCCCCGCTCGACGCGGCCGTCCCGCCCTCCGCCGTCCTTCGGATGCCGCCCCGCGCCCCGGCCCGGCTCCCGGACCCCGCCCCCGGTACCCCGCTCCGGGCCCCGGCGCCGGCCCCCCGGCCCGATCCGCGGTTCACCGTCCTCCTGTGGATACTCGGCCTGCCCGGCATGCTCATCGGCGGATCGGTGCTCGCCCTCGGGCTCGTCATGGGCGACGAGCACTCGCGGATGGCCCCCGACAACGCGTGGTTCCTGTTCAAGTGGCTGCTCGTCGCGGGCGCGTCCCTGATCCCCTGGGTCATCTGCCTGAACCGCCGGATGAAGGGCAGGAACTGA
- a CDS encoding response regulator transcription factor has protein sequence MTSVLVCDDSPLAREALRRAVATVPGVERVTTAANGEEVLRRWGADRSDLILMDVRMPGLGGVETVRRLLSADPGARIIMLTVAEDLDGVALAVAAGARGYLHKDASRAELRATVTQALADPTWRLAPRRLRSAEMGAAPTLTAREIQVLEGMSHGRSNAEIGRELFLSEDTVKTHARRLFKKLGASDRAHAVALGFRWGLVR, from the coding sequence ATGACATCCGTCCTCGTCTGCGACGACTCCCCGCTTGCCCGAGAGGCGCTCCGCCGCGCGGTTGCCACCGTGCCCGGCGTCGAGCGTGTGACGACGGCTGCCAACGGCGAGGAAGTCCTCCGCCGCTGGGGTGCCGACCGCTCCGACCTGATTCTGATGGATGTACGGATGCCCGGGCTCGGCGGTGTGGAGACGGTTCGCCGGCTGCTCTCGGCCGACCCCGGCGCCCGCATCATCATGCTGACGGTCGCCGAGGACCTGGACGGCGTGGCCCTCGCGGTCGCCGCCGGCGCCCGGGGCTATCTGCACAAGGACGCCTCGCGCGCCGAACTGCGGGCCACGGTCACCCAGGCCCTCGCCGACCCGACCTGGAGGCTGGCCCCGCGCCGGCTCCGCTCGGCCGAGATGGGCGCCGCGCCCACGCTCACCGCGCGCGAGATCCAGGTGCTGGAGGGCATGAGCCACGGCCGGTCCAACGCGGAGATCGGGCGCGAGCTCTTTCTCTCCGAGGACACGGTCAAGACGCACGCCCGCCGGCTGTTCAAGAAGCTCGGCGCTTCCGACCGGGCGCACGCCGTGGCGCTCGGGTTCCGCTGGGGCCTGGTCCGCTGA
- the guaB gene encoding IMP dehydrogenase — MTVNADGVPDKFATLGLTYDDVLLLPGVSDMSPDAIDTSSLISRNVRVNVPLLSAAMDKVTEARMAIAMARQGGVGVLHRNLSIADQANQVDLVKRSESGMVTDPITVHPDATLREADELCAKFRISGVPVTDPAGKLLGIVTNRDMAFESDRSRQVREVMTPMPLVTGKVGITGVDAMELLRRHKIEKLPLVDESGILKGLITVKDFVKAEKYPNAAKDKDGRLLVGAAVGVAGDAYERAQALIEAGADFIVVDTAHGHSRLVGDMVSKIKSNSTVDVIGGNIATRDGAQALIDAGCDGIKVGVGPGSICTTRVVAGIGVPQVTAIYEASLAAKAAGVPVIGDGGLQYSGDIAKALVAGADTVMLGSLLAGCEESPGELLFINGKQFKSYRGMGSLGAMQSRGDRKSFSKDRYFQEGVGGDDKLIPEGIEGQVPYRGPLSAVVHQLVGGLRQSMFYVGGRTVPELQDRGRFVRITSAGLKESHPHDIQMTVEAPNYSRKG; from the coding sequence ATGACTGTGAACGCCGACGGAGTGCCCGACAAATTCGCCACACTCGGCCTCACATATGACGACGTGCTGCTGCTGCCCGGGGTCTCGGACATGTCCCCCGACGCGATCGACACGTCCTCGCTCATCTCCCGCAACGTCCGCGTGAACGTTCCGCTGCTCTCCGCCGCCATGGACAAGGTCACCGAGGCCCGCATGGCCATCGCGATGGCCCGCCAGGGCGGCGTCGGCGTCCTGCACCGCAACCTCTCCATCGCCGACCAGGCCAACCAGGTGGACCTGGTCAAGCGCTCCGAGTCCGGCATGGTCACCGACCCGATCACGGTGCACCCGGACGCGACCCTGCGCGAGGCCGACGAGCTCTGCGCGAAGTTCCGCATCTCCGGCGTCCCGGTCACCGACCCGGCGGGCAAGCTGCTCGGCATCGTCACCAACCGCGACATGGCCTTCGAGTCGGACCGCAGCCGCCAGGTGCGCGAGGTCATGACCCCGATGCCGCTGGTCACGGGCAAGGTCGGCATCACCGGTGTGGACGCCATGGAACTGCTGCGCCGCCACAAGATCGAGAAGCTGCCGCTCGTCGACGAGTCCGGCATCCTCAAGGGCCTCATCACGGTCAAGGACTTCGTCAAGGCCGAGAAGTACCCGAACGCCGCCAAGGACAAGGACGGCCGGCTGCTCGTCGGCGCGGCCGTCGGCGTCGCCGGCGACGCGTACGAGCGCGCCCAGGCCCTGATCGAGGCGGGCGCCGACTTCATCGTCGTCGACACCGCCCACGGCCACTCCCGCCTCGTCGGCGACATGGTCTCCAAGATCAAGTCCAACTCGACGGTCGACGTCATCGGCGGCAACATCGCCACCCGCGACGGCGCCCAGGCGCTCATCGACGCCGGCTGCGACGGCATCAAGGTCGGCGTCGGCCCCGGCTCCATCTGCACCACCCGCGTCGTCGCCGGCATCGGCGTCCCCCAGGTCACCGCGATCTACGAGGCGTCGCTCGCCGCCAAGGCGGCCGGCGTCCCGGTCATCGGCGACGGCGGCCTGCAGTACTCCGGCGACATCGCCAAGGCGCTCGTCGCGGGCGCCGACACGGTGATGCTCGGCTCGCTGCTCGCGGGTTGCGAGGAGTCCCCGGGCGAGCTGCTCTTCATCAACGGCAAGCAGTTCAAGTCGTACCGCGGCATGGGCTCGCTCGGTGCGATGCAGTCCCGCGGCGACCGCAAGTCCTTCTCCAAGGACCGCTACTTCCAGGAGGGCGTGGGCGGCGACGACAAGCTCATCCCCGAGGGCATCGAGGGCCAGGTCCCCTACCGCGGCCCGCTCTCCGCGGTCGTGCACCAGCTCGTCGGCGGCCTGCGTCAGTCGATGTTCTACGTCGGCGGCCGCACGGTGCCGGAGCTCCAGGACCGGGGCCGGTTCGTCCGGATCACCTCGGCGGGGCTCAAGGAGAGCCACCCGCACGACATCCAGATGACGGTCGAGGCCCCGAACTACAGCCGAAAGGGCTGA
- a CDS encoding WhiB family transcriptional regulator, which yields MADFSRLPGPNADLWDWQLLAACRGVDSSLFFHPEGERGAARSAREASAKEVCMRCPVRSECAAHALAVREPYGVWGGLTEDEREELMGRARHRLIPATTAIGPIAPH from the coding sequence ATGGCAGATTTCTCCCGCCTCCCCGGACCGAACGCGGACCTCTGGGACTGGCAGCTGCTCGCTGCCTGCCGTGGGGTCGACAGCTCCCTCTTCTTCCACCCGGAAGGCGAGCGGGGCGCGGCCAGGAGCGCGCGCGAGGCCTCGGCTAAAGAGGTCTGCATGAGATGCCCGGTGCGTTCTGAATGCGCCGCGCACGCACTCGCCGTCCGCGAGCCCTACGGGGTGTGGGGCGGCCTCACCGAGGACGAACGCGAAGAACTGATGGGCCGCGCACGCCATCGCCTGATCCCCGCGACGACCGCCATCGGTCCGATCGCTCCGCACTGA